The Vibrio sp. SNU_ST1 genome has a segment encoding these proteins:
- a CDS encoding two-component system response regulator, whose translation MNQIATDKPIILVVDDIPDNIHTLSGILNEDFKIKAATSGQKALKIASSHPKPHLILLDIMMPEMDGYEVCRRLKNDPVTANIPVIFVTAKTDMVDEQRGFELGAVDYITKPVSPPIVKARVVTQISLYDQNLALSRKVRQRTEALEMSRLEIIRKLGRAAEYKDNETGMHVVRMSYYSKILAQQLDVGEEWVELLFQAAPMHDIGKIGIPDRILGKPGKLDADEWAIMQTHVTIGGDIIGDNDSKLLKLAQEIALYHHEKWDGSGYPHKLSGEDIPLSARIVAIADVFDALTSERPYKEAWPIEKAIELIQEQAGLHFDPNLVPIFISKLDEMLTIKVSFTDEQDH comes from the coding sequence ATGAATCAAATTGCGACAGATAAACCTATTATTTTGGTTGTTGATGACATCCCGGATAATATCCACACCCTGTCAGGTATCCTCAATGAAGACTTTAAAATTAAAGCTGCGACATCAGGTCAAAAAGCGTTAAAGATTGCCTCTTCACATCCAAAACCACACCTGATCCTGCTCGATATAATGATGCCAGAAATGGATGGTTATGAAGTGTGTCGCCGACTTAAAAATGATCCAGTCACCGCCAATATCCCTGTAATTTTTGTTACCGCAAAAACCGATATGGTCGATGAACAAAGGGGCTTTGAGCTAGGTGCTGTTGATTACATCACTAAACCAGTTAGCCCGCCAATTGTGAAAGCTCGTGTTGTCACGCAAATCTCCCTCTACGACCAAAACTTGGCACTGTCTCGCAAGGTACGACAAAGAACAGAAGCGCTCGAAATGAGCCGGCTTGAGATCATTCGTAAGCTTGGCCGAGCCGCTGAATACAAAGACAATGAAACCGGAATGCACGTCGTTAGAATGAGTTACTACTCAAAGATACTTGCTCAGCAGTTAGACGTGGGTGAAGAATGGGTTGAACTGCTGTTCCAAGCAGCACCGATGCATGACATTGGAAAAATTGGCATCCCCGACCGCATATTAGGCAAACCCGGTAAGCTTGATGCAGATGAATGGGCAATCATGCAAACACACGTCACCATTGGCGGAGACATCATTGGAGACAACGACTCCAAATTACTGAAACTCGCTCAAGAGATAGCCCTATACCACCACGAGAAATGGGATGGCAGCGGCTACCCTCATAAATTGTCTGGCGAAGACATTCCTCTAAGTGCTCGTATTGTAGCAATTGCAGACGTATTCGACGCCCTAACTAGCGAGCGCCCGTACAAAGAAGCTTGGCCAATTGAAAAAGCGATTGAGCTAATACAAGAACAAGCTGGCCTTCACTTTGACCCTAACTTAGTTCCTATCTTCATTAGCAAGCTTGATGAGATGTTAACCATCAAGGTCTCTTTTACTGATGAACAAGACCACTAA